The Aeoliella mucimassa genome includes the window CTGTTCTTCGAGTCGCTAAGTGAGAGAGACTACCCGACCATCATGGGCCTCACGCTCATGTTTAGTGTACTCACTCTGGTTGGCCAATTGCTGGCCGATGTTTTGTACTCGGTTGTCGATCCACGCGTCACTTACAATTAGCCCACGTTCCATGGCAGATGAACCACCAGTCACCGAGCAGGTGACAAAAGCTCCGAAATCTCCAGGGTTCTGGCGCGAGACCTGGCAGCGATTCCGTCGCCGCAAGGCCGCCATGCTGGCGTTGACCTACGTATTGCTGATGGCCCTGGTTGCCTTGTTCGCACCAGCCATCGCGGGCACCAAGCCGGTGGTCTGCAAGTACAAAGGTAACCTCTACTTTCCCGCGCTCGGTTACTTCAATCCAAAGTGGGAAAACCCCGTGTTTCAGAAAGACCGCTTCCGTAAGCGGTACCCCAAGAACTTGAAAGAGAAGGATCCTGAAAGTTGGGCCATCTGGCCGCTGGTGTACCAGGATCCGTTCCGCCGGATCACCGAAGACGAATGGCCCGGCCAGCCGGAGAATCCAACCGGAGCCGATGGTGTGCCGAGTCGCTACAACTGGTTCGGGACCAACCAGCAAGGATTCGACGTGTTTGCCATGATGGTGCACGGCACGAGAATCGCGTTGCTAGTGGGCTTCGTGTCGATGGGCATCGCCGCGACGGTCGGCATCACACTCGGTGCCTTGGCCGGTTATTTCGGTGGCTGGGTCGACATCATCATCAGCCGACTCATCGAGGTAGTACTCTGCATCCCCGCGCTCGTGCTCATTTTGGCGATGCTGGCCATTGTCGAGAAGGCGACCATTTGGCACATCATGGCGGTGATCGGTTTCACCCGCTGGACCGGCATTGCCCGCCTGGCGCGAGCCGAGTTTCTGCGACTCAAGCAATCCGACTACGTCACCGCGGCCAAGAGCCTGGGGGCAGGGCAGATGCGAGTGATCTTTAAGCACATTTTACGCAATAGCCTCGCTCCGGTATTGGTGCCGATTACGTTCGGCATTGCTTCGGCCATTTTGCTCGAGAGCGGGCTGTCGCTGCTCGGCTGTGGTACCCCGCCGCCGAACCCTAGCTGGGGAAATATCCTTCGCGAAGGAAAGAGCACCATCGAACAAACCTGGTGGCTCATCCTGTTCCCTGGCTTGGCCATCTTCTTCACCGTGCTGGCTTACAACCTGATCGGCGAAGGGCTGCAGGAAGCAACCGACCCGCGGCTGCGTAATGATGACTAAGACCTCACCCCTCGCATTTCGAGGAGTTGCAGGCAGAGTTGGTTTTGTAAATCAGGCAAGCGTTCCTTCAAGCTTTCACAGCGATTGCTGTGGTTCCCACTATGACTTCCACCGCCGCGGTTATTGATATTCAGAACCTTCGCACCTACTTCCACACCGAAGAAGGCGTGGTGCGGGCGGTGGACGACGTTTCGTTTCGCGTCGAGCGGGGCCATACGCTTGGCATCGTCGGCGAGAGCGGTTCGGGCAAGAGCGTCACTTCGCTCTCCATCATGCAGCTACTCGCTTCGACGGCCGATATCGAGTCGGGCAGCATCTCGTTTCTTGGCAAAGACCTCGTGAAGCTTCCTGAGCCCGAGATGCGCGAAATCCGTGGGCAGGACATCAGCATGATCTTCCAGGAGCCGATGACCTCCCTCAATCCCGTGTTTACGGTCGGCGATCAGGTGGCCGAAGCCATCGTGCTGCATCAAAAAGTATCGAAGGAAGAAGCCCGCAAGAAGACGATCGAGCTCTTCAGCGAGGTCGGCATCCCCGAGCCCGAGGTGCGAGTCGATAGCTATCCGCATCAGATGTCGGGTGGGCAGAAGCAGCGGGTGATGATTGCCATGGCGCTGTCGTGCAATCCTCAGTTGTTGATTGCCGACGAGCCGACCACCGCGCTCGA containing:
- a CDS encoding ABC transporter permease; the protein is MADEPPVTEQVTKAPKSPGFWRETWQRFRRRKAAMLALTYVLLMALVALFAPAIAGTKPVVCKYKGNLYFPALGYFNPKWENPVFQKDRFRKRYPKNLKEKDPESWAIWPLVYQDPFRRITEDEWPGQPENPTGADGVPSRYNWFGTNQQGFDVFAMMVHGTRIALLVGFVSMGIAATVGITLGALAGYFGGWVDIIISRLIEVVLCIPALVLILAMLAIVEKATIWHIMAVIGFTRWTGIARLARAEFLRLKQSDYVTAAKSLGAGQMRVIFKHILRNSLAPVLVPITFGIASAILLESGLSLLGCGTPPPNPSWGNILREGKSTIEQTWWLILFPGLAIFFTVLAYNLIGEGLQEATDPRLRNDD